One region of Primulina huaijiensis isolate GDHJ02 unplaced genomic scaffold, ASM1229523v2 scaffold24871, whole genome shotgun sequence genomic DNA includes:
- the LOC140967262 gene encoding probable polygalacturonase isoform X1: MKRLIVLLLLLAWSCAAQYDGECESVKPLKPRPHSVSVSEFGAIGDGKTSNTVAFQNAIFYLKSFADKGGAQLYVPAGKWLVGCINLTSHLTLFLEKGATILGSQQDYSNWALVEPLPSYGQGLDVPGTRYRSLITGYNLTDVVITGNNGIIDGQGSIWWQLLNTRSLNHSRPDLVEFIGSDTVVVSNLTFLNAPAWNIHPAYCSNFLVQNITIYAPPDSPYTSGIVPDSSEYICIENSSISMGYDAVSLKSGWDEYGISFGKPTSNVHIRRVLLQSSSGSGIAFGSQMSGGVSNILVEHLSVQDSVIGIELKTARGRGGYLKDIFVSDVYFENVQQGIRATGQSKFHPDDKFDPHALPVVSEITFEDIVGVNMTISGFFSGIDESPFTSICLSNVSFSVGSNVNKSWVCSNVMGWSLNVSPEPCSALQNLPTDCYDFSHPKSQFSVL, translated from the exons ATGAAGAGGCTA ATAGTTTTGCTTCTGCTACTGGCATGGAGTTGTGCCGCACAATACGATGGAGAATGTGAGTCAGTTAAGCCTTTAAAGCCCAGACCGCACAGTGTGTCGGTCTCAGAGTTTGGAGCAATTGGTGATGGGAAAACTTCAAACACCGTAGCATTTCAGAATGCTATATTCTATCTCAAGTCCTTTGCAGACAAGGGCGGTGCCCAACTTTATGTTCCAGCAGGAAAGTGGCTTGTTGGATGCATCAATCTTACCAGCCATCTTACCCTTTTCCTTGAAAAGGGCGCAACTATTCTTGGCTCTCAG CAGGATTACAGCAATTGGGCTTTAGTTGAGCCCTTACCTTCTTATGGTCAAGGCCTCGATGTTCCTGGTACAAGATATCGAAGCTTGATCACCGGATATAATTTAACTGATGTGGTTATAACTG GGAATAATGGAATCATAGATGGACAAGGTTCGATTTGGTGGCAACTACTGAATACCAGGTCCTTGAATCACAGCCGACCAGATCTAGTAGAGTTTATTGGCTCAGACACTGTTGTCGTATCAAACTTAACCTTCTTAAATGCCCCGGCTTGGAACATACACCCAGCTTATTGCAG TAACTTTCTTGTTCAGAACATTACAATTTATGCTCCTCCTGACTCTCCATATACTAGTGGAATAGTCCCAG ATTCTTCCGAGTATATTTGCATCGAAAACAGCAGCATCAGTATGGGATATGATGCTGTTTCCCTTAAAAGTGGTTGGGATGAATATGGAATATCATTTGGAAAACCAACGTCTAATGTGCATATTCGAAGGGTTCTTTTGCAATCTTCTTCCGGCTCGGGTATCGCCTTTGGTAGCCAGATGTCTGGTGGGGTTTCCAACATACTAGTGGAGCATCTTTCTGTGCAAGACTCTGTGATAGGGATCGAGCTAAAGACCGCAAGGGGGAGGGGTGgatatttaaaagacatttttgTATCtgatgtttattttgaaaatgtgcAACAAGGAATCAGAGCAACAGGTCAAAGTAAGTTTCATCCAGATGACAAGTTTGATCCTCATGCACTGCCAGTGGTCAGTGAGATTACATTTGAAGACATAGTCGGTGTAAATATGACTATTTCTGGGTTTTTTTCTGGGATTGATGAATCTCCTTTCACTTCGATTTGTCTGTCAAATGTTTCTTTCTCTGTTGGTTCCAACGTAAACAAATCTTGGGTATGTTCCAACGTCATGGGCTGGTCTCTCAATGTGTCGCCTGAACCATGTTCAGCACTCCAAAACTTGCCTACtgattgttatgatttttcacaTCCAAAGAGCCAATTTTCTGTCTTGTGA
- the LOC140967262 gene encoding probable polygalacturonase isoform X2: MKRLIVLLLLLAWSCAAQYDGECESVKPLKPRPHSVSVSEFGAIGDGKTSNTVAFQNAIFYLKSFADKGGAQLYVPAGKWLVGCINLTSHLTLFLEKGATILGSQDYSNWALVEPLPSYGQGLDVPGTRYRSLITGYNLTDVVITGNNGIIDGQGSIWWQLLNTRSLNHSRPDLVEFIGSDTVVVSNLTFLNAPAWNIHPAYCSNFLVQNITIYAPPDSPYTSGIVPDSSEYICIENSSISMGYDAVSLKSGWDEYGISFGKPTSNVHIRRVLLQSSSGSGIAFGSQMSGGVSNILVEHLSVQDSVIGIELKTARGRGGYLKDIFVSDVYFENVQQGIRATGQSKFHPDDKFDPHALPVVSEITFEDIVGVNMTISGFFSGIDESPFTSICLSNVSFSVGSNVNKSWVCSNVMGWSLNVSPEPCSALQNLPTDCYDFSHPKSQFSVL; the protein is encoded by the exons ATGAAGAGGCTA ATAGTTTTGCTTCTGCTACTGGCATGGAGTTGTGCCGCACAATACGATGGAGAATGTGAGTCAGTTAAGCCTTTAAAGCCCAGACCGCACAGTGTGTCGGTCTCAGAGTTTGGAGCAATTGGTGATGGGAAAACTTCAAACACCGTAGCATTTCAGAATGCTATATTCTATCTCAAGTCCTTTGCAGACAAGGGCGGTGCCCAACTTTATGTTCCAGCAGGAAAGTGGCTTGTTGGATGCATCAATCTTACCAGCCATCTTACCCTTTTCCTTGAAAAGGGCGCAACTATTCTTGGCTCTCAG GATTACAGCAATTGGGCTTTAGTTGAGCCCTTACCTTCTTATGGTCAAGGCCTCGATGTTCCTGGTACAAGATATCGAAGCTTGATCACCGGATATAATTTAACTGATGTGGTTATAACTG GGAATAATGGAATCATAGATGGACAAGGTTCGATTTGGTGGCAACTACTGAATACCAGGTCCTTGAATCACAGCCGACCAGATCTAGTAGAGTTTATTGGCTCAGACACTGTTGTCGTATCAAACTTAACCTTCTTAAATGCCCCGGCTTGGAACATACACCCAGCTTATTGCAG TAACTTTCTTGTTCAGAACATTACAATTTATGCTCCTCCTGACTCTCCATATACTAGTGGAATAGTCCCAG ATTCTTCCGAGTATATTTGCATCGAAAACAGCAGCATCAGTATGGGATATGATGCTGTTTCCCTTAAAAGTGGTTGGGATGAATATGGAATATCATTTGGAAAACCAACGTCTAATGTGCATATTCGAAGGGTTCTTTTGCAATCTTCTTCCGGCTCGGGTATCGCCTTTGGTAGCCAGATGTCTGGTGGGGTTTCCAACATACTAGTGGAGCATCTTTCTGTGCAAGACTCTGTGATAGGGATCGAGCTAAAGACCGCAAGGGGGAGGGGTGgatatttaaaagacatttttgTATCtgatgtttattttgaaaatgtgcAACAAGGAATCAGAGCAACAGGTCAAAGTAAGTTTCATCCAGATGACAAGTTTGATCCTCATGCACTGCCAGTGGTCAGTGAGATTACATTTGAAGACATAGTCGGTGTAAATATGACTATTTCTGGGTTTTTTTCTGGGATTGATGAATCTCCTTTCACTTCGATTTGTCTGTCAAATGTTTCTTTCTCTGTTGGTTCCAACGTAAACAAATCTTGGGTATGTTCCAACGTCATGGGCTGGTCTCTCAATGTGTCGCCTGAACCATGTTCAGCACTCCAAAACTTGCCTACtgattgttatgatttttcacaTCCAAAGAGCCAATTTTCTGTCTTGTGA